DNA from Asticcacaulis sp. ZE23SCel15:
ACGACGCACGCTGGCGTCAAGATCAAGCGCGCCACGTACCCAGTTCACCGACAAATAAGGCGCTTCGTCGACATAGGTAAGATCATAGGCGCGCGCACAGCAATTACCCCAGTTATCGTTGAAACCCGCCTGCCCCGCCGCCGTCAGTTGGGTGCCCGTACCGGCAGCGCCCGTGAACAGGTTCAATTGCGCCGGATCATCGCCGCTCAACTCGGAATAGGAGCGGTTGACATGCCATTCCTGAGCTATGGACTGACGCATATAGAAGTAGCCCGCCTTGACCGTCAGCCGACCGGAGGCAAGGTCGGTCTTGCCCGTCACAACAAGGTCGTTGACGAAGCTGCCCATATCGCTCATGCGGGTGTCGATATTGGGGTTATTGTTGAGATAGGTGCCGGTATAAACCTGACCCCTTTTAGGGCCATTGGCATAGACAATTGAGCCGACCGTGCTGCCGTTGACCGTCGAGCCGATGACACTGGCAGTGGTCGCCACATTCAGGAACTGAGCGCGGAAAGCGCCGCTCTGATCCGTCCAGCGCAGGGCGTTATGTACCGACAGATTATCACTGAAGTCATAGTGAAATTCGCCCCCAATAGCGGTCGCCTTGACGTGAATGCCTTCCATCGGAACATTTTCAAGGGTGCCATCATTATTCAGAACCTGAAAATTCTGATTGTAGATCGAATGGTTCGAATCCTTGCGGGCATCAAAACCCGGCAGTGGCGAGAAGTCCGTGATCGTATTGCCATCCAGCTTGGCGATTGAAGGCATGGTGGTATAGGTCGGGGCCTTGTCATCCAGTCGCTTGAAATTCAGGCGCAGATAGCCCTTACCGTCATGCAGATCCTTGGTGATATTGCCCTTGATCTGATAGCCCTTCAGCGCATTGTAGCCAATGTCGGTCGGGCCGCTGCCGTCGCGAACAAAACCCCCGACATGAAAGCGCAGGGTTTCATTAATCGGGCCGCCATAAGCAAAATCGACGCGGGTTTCATCATAGCCCAGCGCCTTGGACAGGCCGATCATGCCGCCTTCGACCTTGCCGGTATTGCTGATGTAGTTGATAACCGCACCGGGGGCCTGCGAGGCAAAGGTTGAGGCCCCGCCACCGCGCACACCTTCAAGGCGTTCAACCGACTGATCATAACGTATCCAGTAGTCGTTATTGCCGAAGTTCATATCCCCGAACAGCACGGTCGGCAGACCATCTTCCTGAAGCTGCACGAACTCAGAACCCCCTGTAACCACAGGAATACCGCGCACCGAGATATTGGAGTTGCCGCCGGGACCCGCCGTGTCCTGAGCCTGAATGCCCGGAATCAGGCGATAGACTTCGGCTTCTGAACGCGGCGTAAAATCGCTGATTTGCTCAGCCGACACGCTGGCGACCGATACGGAGCTCTTAAGCAGGGTCTTGTCACGTCCGGATGCGGTCACAATGACGGTTTCGACCGCGTCATCGGCTTGAGGGGCCTCCACCGGCGCCTCTTGGGAATGGGCGGCACAGCCCAAGGCCCAGACAGAGGCACCAATCATCAAGGCTTTGGATAAATTACGAGATTCGGGTTTCATAGTTCTGGTTTCCTGTGCTGTAGCATTTACGGCGATCTTGGCGTCGCTCTGGAATGTCTAAAACTGTGTGATGAATGGCCCGTTTGGACCTAATGCTCCATGTTCAGGAAATGACACTTAACGCAAACGATTGCAAATAAAAATTCACGCACAACTCATGTCGCGGCGCAATATGCAGCATTATTGCCGCATTTTAAGCCGGGAACACCAAAAAAACAGGCGCGATCCAAAAATTTTCGTTTGGTTTTTAAAATAATCTTGCAATCGATTGCATTTGAGTTCACCCCTATATCGAAGCTGTCCGCGCCAGTACATGCGTTCCAACTCCCAGGCGGCACCTTCCCAAATAACTCACCGCTCTACGGCCTCACGCTCCTGAGACAACACCCGTAGGGCGGTCTTTTCTTTCGCTTTTGTTCAGACGGATTATCATGACCCTTATGGCTCAAGTCCCCCCCCAAACTCATGCCCTCTCAGGTCTGCCGGCTTCAGCCCATGCGCAATGGCAAACCGCCTGCGACGCACTTGCCAGACTCTATAGTGACCATCCGGATTATAGCGCCGCTATGGCGGAGCTGGAGCGCCGGGTCATCAGCGCCCGTCTGGTGCGGCCCCGGGCGCTTATTGAGTTGGACACCAGCCGTCAGCATGTGCCTGACTGGTATCTTAAGCCCGGCCGTCCGGCCTATTGCACCTATATTGACCGCTTCGGCAAAACCCTTGCGGGCACATCTCAGCATCTGGATTATCTGAAAGAGCTGAACATAGGCATCTTCCACCCCTTGCCCTTGCTTAAGCCGCGCGCGGGCAATAGCGACGGCGGCTTTGCGGTCGCCGATTATCGCCAAACCGACCCGCGCCTTGGCGGATTCGACGACCTGAAACAACTGGCCGCCGATCTGCGCGACCGTGATATGTCTCTGGTGCTCGACATGGTGCTCAACCACACCGCCAAGGAACATGATTGGGCGCAAAAGCAGTTATCAGGCGATCCGGCCTTTCAGGACTTTTATATTGTCCTGAAATCGCAGTCCGACGTCGATGAGTGGGAAGCGTCCCTTCAGGATGTCTTTCCCGACACCGCTCCCGGCAGCTTTACCTACGTACCCGAAGCTGGTGGGTTTGTATGGACCACCTTCTACCCCTTTCAATGGGATTTGAACTACGCCAATCCGCGCGTATTTATCGAAATGGTCGATGTCCTGTTCTATCTGGCCAATGCCGGGGTCGAAGGTTTCCGCCTCGATTCGACCGCCTATCTATGGAAACGCCAAGGCACGATCAGCCGCAACCTGCCGGAAACCCATGACATCCTGCGGGCGTTCCGCGCCCTGTTGTCGATTGTGGCACCGTCGGTCTTTTTGCTGGCCGAAGCGATCGAAAGCCTTGAAGCGGTTCTGCCCTTCTTTGGCACACCGCAAAATCCCGAATGTGACCTCGCCTACAATAACGGCGTCATGACGGCGCTATGGGGCGCACTGGCCGATCAGAAAACCGATATTTTGCAATCGGTTATTGCCAAAACCACAACAAAACCAGCCCATGGCCAGTGGCTGAACTATGTGCGCTGCCATGACGATATTATATGGCTGGCTTTAGCTGACAGTGTGCCGATGGCAAGGCTGCAGGGCTGGGCCGATTTCTATGCCGGAAAAGGCGCCTACGCCAAAGGCCTTTCGTTTCAGGCCCCCGAAGGTTTCCCGGCATCAGGCTGCGGCATGGCGGCCAGCCTGTGCGGCGGTCTTGACGACCCGCAGGCGCTTGATCGGCTGAAACTGCTGTACGGTGTAACCTATGGCCTGGACGGCGTACCGTTACTTTATATGGGCGACGAAATCGGCCTTGAGAATTTTGAAGCCTTTCGTGATGATCCGGCCCTGCGCGATGAAATCCGCTGGCTGCACCGGCCGGACATGGATTGGGAACTGGCCGAAAGACGCCGAAATACCGACACACCACAAGGACAGATTTTTGACTTTCTCAAAACCCTGTCGCAAAGCCTTAATGCCCTCACGCTCGCGCCGGGGATATCCGTGATGGCCCACGCCTGCCCTTCGGTGTTATGGTTTGAGCGCCCCTCGGCACAGGGCCGCTTTGTGTGCGTGGCCAACTTCAGCGACGCCCGCGTGGCCATCACCCCGCCGGGTCGGGTTATTGTCGGCGCGGAAGGGAAGGTATTACCGCCCTATGCGGTTCACTGGTACATCGCGGAGGCTTGAACGGCATGGCACGCTTTATCGGCATCGAAATCGGCGGCACCAAGGTCAATATAGCCACAGGCACGGGCCCGGAGGATCTGTCACCGACTCTGCGTATTGCAACCCGCACGCCCGAAGCTACCATGGCCGATGTCATCACAGCACTAAAGGCAATCGAAGGCACGGGGCCAATTGACGCGATCGGCATCGCCAGTTTCGGGCCCATCGAAGTTTCCCAAAACCGCGCCACCTTTGGGCACTTTCGCAAGACCCCCAAGCCGGGATGGAGCCATTTCGACCTGATGGGGCCGCTGAAGTCTGCCTTTGCGTCCACCCCCATGGCGCTCGATACCGACGTTAATGGCGCGGCCCTTGGCGAGGCCCGCTGGGGGGCGGCGCGCGGGTTAGACAGCTTTGCTTACGCGACGGTCGGCACCGGAATCGGAGTCGGCATCATCAGCCATAACCAGCCGATCCACGGTTTGCTGCATCCCGAAGCCGGCCACGTACCGATTCAGCGCGACCCCGCCCGT
Protein-coding regions in this window:
- a CDS encoding TonB-dependent receptor; the protein is MKPESRNLSKALMIGASVWALGCAAHSQEAPVEAPQADDAVETVIVTASGRDKTLLKSSVSVASVSAEQISDFTPRSEAEVYRLIPGIQAQDTAGPGGNSNISVRGIPVVTGGSEFVQLQEDGLPTVLFGDMNFGNNDYWIRYDQSVERLEGVRGGGASTFASQAPGAVINYISNTGKVEGGMIGLSKALGYDETRVDFAYGGPINETLRFHVGGFVRDGSGPTDIGYNALKGYQIKGNITKDLHDGKGYLRLNFKRLDDKAPTYTTMPSIAKLDGNTITDFSPLPGFDARKDSNHSIYNQNFQVLNNDGTLENVPMEGIHVKATAIGGEFHYDFSDNLSVHNALRWTDQSGAFRAQFLNVATTASVIGSTVNGSTVGSIVYANGPKRGQVYTGTYLNNNPNIDTRMSDMGSFVNDLVVTGKTDLASGRLTVKAGYFYMRQSIAQEWHVNRSYSELSGDDPAQLNLFTGAAGTGTQLTAAGQAGFNDNWGNCCARAYDLTYVDEAPYLSVNWVRGALDLDASVRRDTLTASGWARGGVAGPNITVTDETGTAILPSMIAGGTPEVLDYDKSYTSWSVGVLYALNDDTSVFVRASKGGRFNADRRILGGNFNTDGSLSAQGQTTAVNFLEQQEVGIKRRGNIAGARYSFEATLFKADLVDNNYDFTRITNGLDPVISETYESKGLELSGRLSYGNFRVFGDVTVTDSKVASSGVAPGALPDYSFQVSPSYDFGRVQVGLSINGQGKSLAWSGQEVEGQTYVNGFVKYDISEGLELALNANNLFDTLGYRGSGGLLQTSPTSGVFSNSAVLGRTVSASLRYRF
- a CDS encoding alpha-amylase family glycosyl hydrolase, producing MAQVPPQTHALSGLPASAHAQWQTACDALARLYSDHPDYSAAMAELERRVISARLVRPRALIELDTSRQHVPDWYLKPGRPAYCTYIDRFGKTLAGTSQHLDYLKELNIGIFHPLPLLKPRAGNSDGGFAVADYRQTDPRLGGFDDLKQLAADLRDRDMSLVLDMVLNHTAKEHDWAQKQLSGDPAFQDFYIVLKSQSDVDEWEASLQDVFPDTAPGSFTYVPEAGGFVWTTFYPFQWDLNYANPRVFIEMVDVLFYLANAGVEGFRLDSTAYLWKRQGTISRNLPETHDILRAFRALLSIVAPSVFLLAEAIESLEAVLPFFGTPQNPECDLAYNNGVMTALWGALADQKTDILQSVIAKTTTKPAHGQWLNYVRCHDDIIWLALADSVPMARLQGWADFYAGKGAYAKGLSFQAPEGFPASGCGMAASLCGGLDDPQALDRLKLLYGVTYGLDGVPLLYMGDEIGLENFEAFRDDPALRDEIRWLHRPDMDWELAERRRNTDTPQGQIFDFLKTLSQSLNALTLAPGISVMAHACPSVLWFERPSAQGRFVCVANFSDARVAITPPGRVIVGAEGKVLPPYAVHWYIAEA
- a CDS encoding ROK family protein, which gives rise to MARFIGIEIGGTKVNIATGTGPEDLSPTLRIATRTPEATMADVITALKAIEGTGPIDAIGIASFGPIEVSQNRATFGHFRKTPKPGWSHFDLMGPLKSAFASTPMALDTDVNGAALGEARWGAARGLDSFAYATVGTGIGVGIISHNQPIHGLLHPEAGHVPIQRDPARDPFEGACPFHAGCLEGLASGPAIKARTGIAGEDLSPDDPVWSLVGGYLGQMFYSLALIASPQRILVGGSVGLNARVLSAARDEAFRLMNGYLEALETRAAFEAYIQPAQLGDKAGVLGALVLAARAARP